TCAAATTGATTTCTCGTTCGAGAAAGAGAAAGCGGATAGTATCACCGAGGATTCAGAGTTCGAAGGTTTCGATGAAACGGTTTACTTTGACGATGAGTGTTTTGGAATGGAAGAATTATTTCAAGAGCCTGTTATCGAGTTAGATAACATCAGAAGATCTCAGCGTAGTAATCAAGGACAGCTTCCATCACATTATGACGAATTTGTGGTGGGTGTTGTTTTGACATCGGAAAGGGAACCGCAGAATTTCAGCGAAGCAGTCGGATGTACCAACAAGAATCAATGGATCCGTGCTATGGACGGTGGCAGGGCATAAAAATTTGCAGGTGAGGCATATTGATGTTCGCAACGCATATCTCAATGGGAAGCTCGAAGAGGAAGTATTTATGCAACAACCGCCTGGCTACGCAGTTCCAGGAAAAGAACAAATGGTTTGCAAGCTTCATCGTAGTTTGTACGGACTTAAACAGTCAGCGAATGTGTGGCACTCTACAGTCAAAAAGATATTACTCGAAATGGGATTTCGTCAGTCCGAGTCGGATGTATGTCTgtacatgaagcaacttcgtaGCGGTGAATGGATCTATGTACTCATATATGTCGATGACATGATCGTCGTATGCAAGGAGGATCGATATCTCGATTGGTTGGAGCAAGAGTTAAAGAGACATTTTGATATATCTTGTTTGGGAACTGTGAACCAGTTCCTCGGAATTAAGTTGAGTAAGGACAAAAACGGGTTCTATTCCCTTAGTCAACAATCATCCATCAGAGAAATAGCAGAACGGTTCGGTCTTCAGGAGGCGAAAAATTCTAAGTACCCTCTTGACCAAGGCTACTTGAAACAGCAGGAGAGTGAAGATCTACCAAACAACACTATGTACCACAGTTTAATTGGAGCATTACTGTATCTTGCTTTAAACTCAAGACCAGACATAGCAGTAGCAATATCAATACTCAGCCGAAAATCGTCTAACCCAACGCAGCGGGACTGGACAGAATTAAAACGAGTCGTTCGTTATCTGATGGGCACCTCTGAGTATGAGTTGAAGTTAACCAGCGACAGATCAAAGGACCTAATTCTATCCGGATACAGCGACGCAGATTGGGCTGGAGATTCGGCAGATCGCAAATCGACTAGTGGTTTTGTTTTCTTCGTCGGGAATGCAGTAGTCAGTTGGGCAAGTAGAAAGCA
The nucleotide sequence above comes from Armigeres subalbatus isolate Guangzhou_Male unplaced genomic scaffold, GZ_Asu_2 Contig966, whole genome shotgun sequence. Encoded proteins:
- the LOC134204922 gene encoding uncharacterized protein LOC134204922, producing the protein MQTRSQKLTFVGYACGSKAYRFLDKRTNKITISRDAKFLEVGSTVQEELQLNESNKQLKVQQSKRKADIANRIVKPRDTTIKPTKTVVLEEDDDHQREEVQIDFSFEKEKADSITEDSEFEGFDETVYFDDECFGMEELFQEPVIELDNIRRSQRSNQGQLPSHYDEFVVGVVLTSEREPQNFSEAVGCTNKNQWIRAMDGGRA